From Anopheles coluzzii chromosome 3, AcolN3, whole genome shotgun sequence, the proteins below share one genomic window:
- the LOC120954893 gene encoding protein l(2)37Cc, with product MATQFLNRIGQLGLGVAVIGGVVNSALYNVDGGHRAVIFDRFSGVKQQVTGEGTHFFVPWVQRPIIFDIRSQPRNVPVITGSKDLQNVNITLRILFRPVPDQLPKIYTILGQDYDERVLPSITTEVLKAVVAQFDAGELITQREMVSQKVSDDLTERAAQFGVILDDISITHLTFGKEFTQAVEMKQVAQQEAEKARFMVEKAEQMKQAAIITAEGDAQAAQMLARSLKESGDGLIELRRIEAAEDIAYQMSRSRGVNYLPAGQQTLLSLPQ from the exons ATGGCAACGCAGTTCCTGAATCGTATCGGTCAGCTCGGTCTAGGAGTGGCCGTCATCGGCGGTGTTGTAAACTCGGCGTTATATAACG TTGACGGTGGTCATCGGGCGGTCATTTTCGATCGATTCAGCGGCGTCAAGCAGCAGGTGACCGGCGAGGGCACACACTTCTTCGTGCCGTGGGTGCAGCGGCCGATCATTTTCGACATTCGGTCGCAGCCGCGCAACGTACCGGTCATCACCGGTAGTAAGGATCTGCAGAACGTCAACATCACGCTCCGTATTCTGTTCCGCCCGGTGCCGGACCAGCTGCCAAAGATCTACACCATCCTCGGGCAGGATTACGACGAGCGGGTGCTCCCCTCCATCACGACGGAAGTGCTGAAGGCGGTCGTGGCCCAGTTCGATGCGGGCGAGCTGATCACGCAGCGTGAGATGGTGTCGCAGAAGGTGTCGGACGATCTGACCGAGCGTGCCGCCCAGTTCGGCGTGATACTGGACGACATCTCCATTACGCATCTCACGTTCGGCAAGGAGTTTACGCAGGCCGTCGAAATGAAGCAGGTCGCGCAGCAGGAGGCCGAGAAGGCCCGCTTCATGGTGGAGAAGGCGGAGCAGATGAAGCAGGCGGCCATCATTACGGCCGAGGGTGACGCACAGGCCGCCCAGATGTTGGCCCGTTCGCTCAAAGAGTCCGGCGATGGTTTGATCGAGCTGCGACGTATTGAGGCGGCCGAGGATATCGCTTACCAGATGAGCCGGTCGCGTGGCGTCAACTATCTGCCGGCCGGACAGCAGACGCTGCTCAGTCTGCCACAGTAA
- the LOC120954895 gene encoding 60S ribosomal protein L34-like, which translates to MVQRLTLRRRLSYNTKSNKRRIVRTPGGRLVYQYVKKRRTLPKCGQCKKELNGIKPSRPCERPRMSRRLKTVTRTFGGVLCHHCLRERIIRAFLIDEQKVVKVLRAQQQAKPVGKPVKAPKTTKTTKAGASKSK; encoded by the exons ATGGTCCAGCGACTGACGCTTCGACGACGCTTGTCGTACAACACCAAGTCTAACAAACGCCGTAT TGTTCGCacaccaggtggccgtctggTTTACCAGTACGTGAAGAAACGCCGTACCCTCCCGAAATGCGGCCAGTGCAAGAAGGAGCTGAACGGCATCAAGCCCTCCCGGCCGTGCGAGCGCCCGCGTATGAGCCGCCGCCTGAAGACCGTCACCCGTACGTTCGGTGGTGTCCTGTGCCACCACTGTCTGCGTGAGCGCATCATCCGTGCATTCCTGATCGACGAGCAGAAGGTCGTGAAGGTGCTGCGCGCTCAGCAGCAGGCCAAGCCGGTCGGCAAACCGGTCAAGGCCCCGAAGACCACCAAGACCACCAAGGCCGGTGCCAGCAAATCGAAGTAA
- the LOC120958569 gene encoding ras-related protein Rab-30: MMASVRIPEQKIILCGEYGVGKSSIFRRFATNNFVTAADRKSTLGLDHYGRTFTVGDKEIKLQLWDTGGMERVASVTSSYYKFAEAAILVFALDNESSFHALSQHMLDVVTYAENAKIFLVGNKVDLESSSTDPPVTDADMESFCEQCHSLISATYKTSCKTGDGLEEMFRDIAGTLVESNRSRLELQALESHGFKIHPPDEVNDPSCLC, encoded by the exons ATGATGGCTTCGGTGCGCATACCGGAGCAAAAGATCATCCTGTGCGGCGAGTATGGCGTTGGGAAGAGCTCAATATTCCGTCGGTTCGCGACGAACAACTTCGTTACTGCGGCCGACCGGAAGTCTACCCTAGGGCTGGACCACTACGGCCGAACGTTCACCGTGGGAGACAAAGAAATTAAG cTACAACTGTGGGACACGGGTGGCATGGAGCGGGTTGCCTCGGTTACCTCGAGCTACTACAAGTTCGCCGAGGCGGCCATCCTGGTGTTTGCGCTGGACAACGAATCCTCCTTTCACGCCCTGTCGCAGCACATGCTGGACGTGGTGACGTACGCGGAGAATGCCAAAATTTTTCTCGTAGGCAATAAGGTAGACCTAGAATCGAGCAGCACCGATCCGCCGGTGACGGACGCGGACATGGAGTCGTTCTGCGAGCAGTGCCACAGTCTGATCAGCGCCACGTACAAAACGTCCTGCAAGACGGGCGACGGGCTGGAGGAGATGTTCCGCGACATTGCCGGCACGCTGGTGGAATCGAACCGATCGCGGCTGGAGCTGCAGGCGCTGGAAAGCCACGGCTTCAAGATACATCCACCGGACGAGGTGAACGATCCGAGCTGCCTGTGCTAG
- the LOC120954894 gene encoding vesicle transport through interaction with t-SNAREs homolog 1A: protein MELIQDYEQQYAVQTAEITAQIGRIAHASGAERNKLISDVDRQLEESQELLEQIGLEIRDIPQNSRAAYTSRLNCYQAEWKRLQQEFNNAKVARSKAGYDSSVDDFDEIGIQEDQKRRLLDNTERMERTSNYLNDAYRISVETEQIGTQVLADLSQQRETIQRSRGRLRETDADLSRSSRILNSMIMRAMREKFILVVVVVAIFLVLIFSIYFSIS from the exons ATGGAACTGATACAGGACTACGAGCAACAGTACGCCGTGCAGACGGCCGAAATTACCGCCCAGATTGGCCGAATCGCACACGCCAGTGGAG CGGAACGCAACAAACTGATCTCGGACGTCGATCGGCAGCTGGAAGAATCGCAAGAGCTGCTGGAACAGATCGGGCTAGAGATACGCGACATTCCGCAGAACTCGCGGGCCGCTTACACCTCCCGGCTGAACTGCTACCAGGCGGAATGGAAACGGTTGCAGCAAGAGTTCAACAACGCGAAGGTGGCCCGGTCGAAGGCCGGGTACGACTCGTCGGTGGATGATTTCGACGAGATCGGCATACAGGAGGACCAGAAACGGCGGCTGCTGGACAATACGGAGCGGATGGAGCGCACCAGCAACTATCTGAACGATGCGTACCGCATTTCGGTCGAGACGGAGCAGATCGGTACGCAGGTGCTGGCGGATCTTAGCCAGCAGCGTGAAACCATTCAACGGTCACGGGGAAGG CTACGCGAGACGGATGCTGATTTGAGCCGCTCGTCCCGAATCCTCAACTCGATGATAATGCGTGCAATGCGCGAGAAGTTCATACTGGTCGTTGTGGTCGTTGCTATATTTCTGGTCCTTATCTTTAGTATTTATTTCTCGATATCGTAA
- the LOC120954891 gene encoding general transcription factor 3C polypeptide 5, with protein sequence MIVLERIACLRTYTVLLIKFYFISLFKNAKIFQRWSTNSKHCINNVQISMFCFVYAHFCICANAVFSLSLFSAVLHDICSSCQAAWSCHFGRCRTNVNKRRFVVLRQKHENMEYSAKNAYQHQFHRNLVCVVYPGIVKNPDRMIETLGGIREISNTFGQEKRRLELRFRPECIYSKPAFGDGRPATGLLLKVVVQRRKSQPDYRAVSSVQIAGCVRRIFNFDSLCDFQQLPAFRMPASGKVECVYSDIVPKGVNTKSPLEKPTTIPFFLPPVCFSRTDSINSFVLREPKTQKISPIESTYRRRRQKYGIYHPFTLTEPVPETANAQAQHMLTSKIISPDDVEKVRAAFKARPIWTKNALVNINRLVINSQTLGLILPSVAFYYVNGPWRGTWVRYGYDPRKHFEARVYQLLDFRVRSIGSLHECIKIKRLSLTKINYRTAEPTAAVKEDEQNFINCTFDEDTIPPYRVIFYQYCDIHLKKIQEMLKKVPSPKSGTVCDERNGWLPYRFDDQCRNIMMEIVLNNIRRLREENPEACSAMESVEEDDDEGDEGEVSGFEEDDEVETEGLLDSLDDVTD encoded by the exons ATGATTGTACTTGAACGGATAGCTTGTTTACGTACGTACACTGTGTTGTTAAtcaagttttatttcatttcacttttcaaaaatgcaaaaatattcCAAAGATGGTCCACAAATTCCAAACACTGTATAAATAATGTGCAAATttctatgttttgttttgtatatgCGCATTTCTGCATTTGCGCAAATGctgttttttccctctctctcttttctgcTGTTTTGCATGACATTTGCAGCAGCTGTCAAGCTGCTTGGAGCTGTCATTTTGGGCGGTGCAgaacaaacgtaaacaaacgccGCTTTGTGGTGCTCCGGCAGAAGCACGAAAACATGGAATACAGTGCGAAAAATGCTTACCAGCATCAATTTCATCGCAATTTGGTGTGTGTCGTGTATCCGGGGATTGTGAAGAACCCCGACCGGATGATAGAAACGCTAGGAGGGATCCGAGAAATAAGTAAC ACTTTTGGGCAGGAAAAAAGACGCTTAGAGCTGCGCTTTCGGCCGGAATGTATTTATTCCAAGCCAGCTTTTGGGGATGGCCGTCCAGCGACTGGGCTGCTGCTGAAAGTGGTCGTGCAGCGCCGCAAATCTCAACCGGACTATCGGGCGGTCAGCTCGGTGCAGATTGCCGGCTGCGTACGGCGCATCTTCAATTTCGATTCGCTGTGCGATTTTCAACAACTGCCCGCCTTTCGCATGCCCGCTAGCGGGAAGGTAGAATGCGTGTACAGCGATATCGTGCCGAAGGGTGTCAACACCAAAAGCCCGCTCGAGAAGCCAACAACCATTCCGTTTTTCCTACCGCCCGTCTGCTTCAGTCGCACCGATTCGATCAACAGCTTTGTGCTGCGTGAACCGAAAACGCAGAAAATTTCCCCCATCGAGAGCACGTACCGGCGTCGACGGCAGAAGTACGGCATCTACCATCCGTTTACGCTGACCGAGCCCGTGCCGGAGACGGCAAACGCACAGGCGCAGCACATGCTGACGTCGAAAATTATTTCCCCCGATGATGTGGAAAAGGTACGGGCCGCGTTCAAGGCACGCCCCATCTGGACCAAAAATGCGCTGGTCAACATCAACAGGCTCGTGATTAACAGTCAAACACTGGGGCTGATTTTACCGTCGGTCGCCTTCTACTACGTAAACGGGCCGTGGCGGGGAACCTGGGTCCGGTACGGGTACGATCCGCGCAAGCACTTTGAGGCTCGGGTGTACCAGTTGCTGGACTTTCGCGTCCGCTCGATCGGTTCGCTGCACGAGTGTATCAAAATTAAGCGCCTGTCGCTGACCAAGATCAACTATCGAACGGCAGAACCGACGGCGGCGGTGAAGGAGGACGAACAGAACTTTATCAACTGTACGTTCGACGAGGACACCATCCCGCCGTACCGCGTCATATTCTACCAGTACTGTGACATTCATCTGAAAAAGATACAGGAAATGCTGAAGAAGGTACCGTCACCCAAGAGTGGTACGGTGTGCGATGAGCGGAATGGATGGCTGCCGTACCGGTTCGACGATCAGTGTCGCAACATAATGATGGAGATTGTACTGAACAATATCAGGCGGCTGCGGGAAGAGAACCCGGAAGCGTGCAGCGCGATGGAATCGGTCGAGGAGGATGACGATGAGGGAGATGAGGGAGAGGTGTCCGGGTTCGAGGAGGATGACGAGGTGGAGACGGAAGGATTGCTGGATTCGTTGGATGATGTAACGGATTGA
- the LOC120954890 gene encoding trithorax group protein osa-like produces the protein MWEKRYESRRLKALAFCVLLAVSTMLPSTDALKTKSRSKSSSSSSSSGRVSKPSSTSYSNPGSLSYSNYQSKPAPKPAPKPSAPVDTSNQRNIGWNVNNQAKPAGSVAQPAVNKPPPYPVQSNAAKPPYPVQSNAGKPPYPVQQHSNTHQTHAAPGGPPPPYSHGPPPPYSAANNPNMNSRFNEPPPMYSPGNQGFRPGQPGFGQPGSYGQPGFGQPGSFGQPMGGYGGAGGYHPQGAGFGAPHGTFQGGGYAPPVNYAPQPSFPIAAIPVGAYKPQSSGLGVGGIAAGIGTGLLAGAAGSALYNALRPEDRGRYREGPGGGGVTIINNVPAAAGAAPVEGAAPAMAAVPVQTSPGVAAAAPAPHSPPASGAADGSSNVPLAPMPGSSDNANPNAPNVPVQTDPMETTTVDPNAKQYIPPPGQYYPATGQYVPPGEYDPATGIFTPGRYIAETNIFQSGLYDPLSQMFTPGRYDATGQFIADPDNPPLSLAPNSGAAPAAQPETVTPAVASQFKTTSGANMPPISNLLVALGAVFLSFIARF, from the coding sequence ATGTGGGAAAAACGGTACGAAAGCAGGCGACTGAAGGCGCTCGCGTTCTGCGTACTGCTGGCCGTGTCCACCATGCTGCCATCGACGGACGCCCTCAAGACGAAGAGTCGCAGTAAAAGCTCCTCATCGTCTTCCTCTTCCGGGCGCGTCTCGAAACCCAGCTCGACGAGCTACAGCAATCCGGGCAGCTTGAGCTACAGCAACTACCAATCGAAACCGGCCCCGAAACCGGCCCCGAAACCGTCTGCTCCGGTCGATACCTCAAACCAGCGCAACATTGGCTGGAACGTGAACAATCAGGCCAAACCGGCTGGTTCCGTGGCTCAACCGGCCGTCAACAAACCGCCTCCCTACCCGGTACAGTCAAACGCCGCCAAACCTCCATATCCGGTACAGTCGAACGCTGGGAAGCCTCCATATCCGGTACAGcagcacagcaacacacaccaAACCCATGCCGCACCGGGAGGTCCTCCACCACCCTACTCGCACGGACCACCGCCACCGTACTCGGCCGCAAACAATCCCAACATGAACTCCCGCTTTAACGAGCCCCCGCCGATGTACAGTCCGGGCAATCAAGGTTTCCGACCGGGACAGCCCGGTTTTGGACAGCCGGGATCGTACGGACAGCCCGGGTTCGGCCAACCGGGCAGCTTTGGACAGCCGATGGGAGGATACGGAGGTGCTGGTGGGTATCATCCACAGGGCGCTGGATTCGGCGCACCACATGGCACGTTCCAGGGTGGCGGCTATGCCCCACCGGTCAACTACGCTCCGCAACCATCATTCCCCATTGCAGCGATTCCGGTCGGTGCGTACAAACCGCAGAGCTCGGGCCTGGGAGTGGGCGGTATTGCTGCCGGCATCGGCACGGGACTGTTGGCGGGAGCGGCTGGGTCCGCACTGTACAACGCCCTCCGTCCGGAGGATCGTGGACGCTATCGGGAAGGGCCGGGAGGAGGTGGTGTGACCATCATTAACAATGTCCCAGCAGCGGCCGGTGCTGCACCGGTGGAAGGTGCTGCCCCGGCAATGGCAGCCGTACCCGTTCAAACGTCCCCCGGTGTTGCAGCTGCCGCTCCCGCACCGCATTCACCCCCAGCAAGTGGTGCAGCCGATGGATCATCCAATGTCCCGCTAGCTCCAATGCCCGGTTCAAGCGATAATGCAAATCCAAACGCTCCAAACGTTCCCGTACAAACGGACCCCATGGAAACGACCACAGTCGATCCGAACGCGAAACAGTACATCCCACCGCCCGGTCAGTACTATCCGGCCACCGGGCAGTACGTACCGCCGGGTGAGTATGATCCAGCGACGGGCATTTTCACACCGGGCCGTTACATCGCCGAGACCAACATCTTCCAGTCCGGTTTGTATGATCCACTGTCGCAGATGTTTACGCCGGGGCGGTACGACGCAACCGGACAGTTCATTGCCGATCCGGACAATCCACCACTGTCACTGGCACCGAACAGTGGTGCTGCACCTGCAGCGCAACCGGAAACGGTTACACCGGCCGTTGCATCGCAGTTTAAAACTACAAGCGGTGCGAACATGCCGCCAATCTCCAATCTGTTGGTGGCGCTTGGTGCGGTGTTCTTGTCATTTATTGCACGTTTTTAA